Proteins from a single region of Fodinibius sp. Rm-B-1B1-1:
- the tmk gene encoding dTMP kinase → MFITFEGIDGSGKSTQIANLKKRFEQKGTKVHVFRDPGGPVVSEKVRELLLNPNYDIDPVTELLLFSASRSQLMAENVLPHLEEGEVVILDRFFDSTTAYQGYGRNSVSIDEIHHLNNIASHQREPDLTIYMKLSLADAKKRMAKRKDRMELSGDDFYKKVIEGYDKLANQEKRFFTVDATKPASKVGDCIWEHVQQLYKNRNR, encoded by the coding sequence GTGTTTATAACCTTTGAAGGGATTGATGGTAGTGGCAAATCAACGCAGATAGCCAATTTAAAAAAACGTTTCGAGCAAAAGGGAACAAAAGTACATGTTTTTCGAGATCCCGGCGGACCTGTGGTTTCGGAAAAGGTTCGAGAGTTATTATTAAATCCCAATTATGATATTGATCCGGTTACCGAATTATTACTGTTTTCTGCATCGCGATCCCAGTTAATGGCAGAAAACGTACTTCCACATTTAGAAGAGGGAGAGGTGGTTATCCTGGATCGTTTTTTCGATTCCACTACGGCCTATCAGGGATATGGCAGAAACTCCGTTTCAATAGATGAAATTCATCATCTCAACAATATAGCGAGCCATCAGCGTGAGCCAGATCTTACTATTTACATGAAGTTATCTCTGGCAGATGCTAAAAAACGGATGGCAAAAAGGAAAGACCGGATGGAGTTGTCGGGAGATGACTTTTATAAAAAAGTTATTGAAGGGTATGATAAGTTGGCAAATCAAGAGAAGCGCTTCTTTACGGTAGATGCTACAAAGCCTGCCTCAAAAGTAGGTGACTGTATTTGGGAGCATGTGCAGCAGTTGTATAAGAATAGAAATCGATAG
- a CDS encoding SRPBCC family protein, whose amino-acid sequence MAHERIDVDLPLAKVYEYLSDPTYFPHFFERIEKVNKINSQTFEFATTLGSENFEWTTNIIDDLRNTRFAWITINGNLNQTGTIRFTPLDNGERTRVDFSLDYRTFYGEPDEELANFIQGLPAQMKKDLQRFKEEAEDGTFKQKADDTLAAIEKEEAEAEEEAAA is encoded by the coding sequence ATGGCGCACGAAAGAATTGACGTTGACCTGCCTTTAGCCAAAGTCTATGAATACTTAAGTGATCCCACTTACTTTCCTCACTTCTTCGAACGTATTGAAAAAGTCAACAAAATAAATTCACAGACATTCGAATTTGCTACTACTCTTGGTAGTGAGAATTTCGAATGGACTACCAACATCATTGATGACCTGCGCAATACACGATTCGCATGGATTACAATCAATGGTAATTTAAATCAAACCGGAACAATTCGTTTTACTCCGCTTGATAATGGTGAGCGAACTCGTGTCGATTTTAGTTTAGATTATCGTACTTTTTATGGAGAGCCGGATGAAGAGTTAGCCAATTTTATTCAAGGGCTTCCTGCTCAAATGAAAAAGGATCTTCAGCGTTTTAAGGAAGAGGCTGAAGATGGTACTTTTAAGCAAAAAGCTGATGATACGCTTGCAGCAATTGAAAAAGAAGAGGCTGAGGCTGAAGAAGAGGCGGCAGCATAA
- a CDS encoding shikimate dehydrogenase produces the protein MSDKIIMTLSDFKKSDKSNTPFYALLGYPIEHSWSPLMHNLALKYHNIEAQYVAIAVQNNELNELAAFFNEENFLGANITIPYKEILMDYLDSIDPSAKAIGAINTIVKNDFQLRGTNTDYKGFKAPLLDYEYELDGSSAIVFGTGGASRSIVVALRDMGLSRIYLVSRSPGSNSSSWINRKDVELISYNNWTSFLDDTFLIVNATPLGMHPDVNQSPVREAEKYFLQDRICYDIVYNPLETKFLKQAKEVGAQTINGLEMLIQQGNKSFELWTGKSFPIDKIRKRLHERIKN, from the coding sequence TTGTCTGATAAAATTATAATGACCCTTTCTGACTTTAAGAAAAGCGACAAAAGCAATACGCCATTTTATGCTTTGTTGGGATATCCAATTGAGCATAGTTGGTCTCCACTGATGCATAACTTGGCACTGAAGTATCATAATATAGAAGCGCAGTATGTTGCCATAGCTGTGCAGAATAATGAGCTTAATGAGTTGGCGGCTTTTTTTAATGAGGAGAATTTTTTAGGAGCTAATATTACGATTCCATATAAAGAGATTCTGATGGATTATTTGGATAGTATTGATCCATCTGCCAAAGCTATTGGCGCTATTAATACTATTGTGAAAAATGATTTTCAGTTAAGGGGTACCAACACTGACTATAAGGGGTTTAAGGCTCCACTTCTGGACTATGAATATGAGCTTGATGGAAGTTCTGCCATTGTGTTTGGTACTGGGGGCGCTTCACGTTCTATTGTTGTTGCACTTCGCGACATGGGATTGTCACGAATTTATTTAGTTTCTCGTTCCCCGGGATCGAATTCATCTTCTTGGATTAATCGCAAAGATGTGGAATTAATCTCTTATAATAACTGGACATCCTTTTTGGATGATACATTTCTTATTGTAAATGCTACACCGTTGGGGATGCATCCCGATGTTAACCAATCCCCGGTTCGTGAGGCAGAAAAATACTTCTTGCAGGATCGTATATGTTACGATATCGTATATAATCCCCTTGAAACAAAATTTCTAAAACAGGCTAAAGAAGTGGGAGCACAAACGATTAATGGGTTGGAGATGTTAATTCAACAGGGGAATAAGTCGTTTGAATTATGGACAGGAAAATCATTTCCGATTGATAAAATTCGTAAAAGACTCCATGAAAGAATTAAAAACTGA
- the pgeF gene encoding peptidoglycan editing factor PgeF, with product MKELKTEFECIRPQLLEEDESVGAWFTLKNADYVSAGQSIAGLNLGFNTPESKEVIAQNRLALLQSLNIDSEWTAYADQVHSNRIQVVSEGGTYPSTDGLVTKIPGLTLAIQVADCAAVLLWDSSNNVIAALHAGWRGAAGNIVPRGIEEVVRQGGETKHLKAFVSPCISQTNFEVGIEVAEQFPDRFVDATNFEKPHIDLKAFIKDQLTSAGISKHKIEIRPECTIDDAGKFYSFRREGKNSGRMMALISIQK from the coding sequence ATGAAAGAATTAAAAACTGAGTTTGAATGTATTAGGCCTCAATTACTTGAGGAGGACGAAAGTGTAGGGGCTTGGTTTACCTTAAAAAATGCTGACTATGTCAGTGCTGGGCAATCTATTGCGGGACTTAACCTTGGTTTTAACACCCCCGAAAGCAAAGAAGTAATAGCCCAAAATCGGTTGGCGTTACTTCAAAGTCTTAATATTGATTCGGAATGGACTGCTTATGCTGATCAGGTACATAGTAACCGTATACAAGTTGTTTCGGAGGGAGGAACGTACCCCTCAACAGACGGTTTAGTAACAAAAATCCCCGGGCTGACGCTTGCTATACAGGTTGCCGATTGTGCAGCTGTGTTACTATGGGATTCCTCCAATAATGTCATTGCAGCCTTACATGCCGGGTGGCGTGGCGCTGCCGGTAATATTGTACCTCGGGGAATAGAAGAAGTGGTAAGGCAGGGCGGAGAAACTAAGCATTTAAAAGCTTTTGTAAGTCCATGTATATCACAAACAAACTTTGAGGTAGGAATAGAGGTTGCCGAACAATTTCCTGATCGATTTGTTGATGCTACAAATTTTGAAAAGCCACACATCGATTTAAAGGCTTTTATAAAAGATCAACTGACAAGTGCTGGGATTTCCAAACACAAGATAGAAATACGACCGGAGTGTACTATTGATGATGCTGGTAAGTTCTATTCCTTTCGAAGGGAAGGGAAGAATAGTGGGCGGATGATGGCCTTAATATCAATTCAAAAATAA